The genomic segment GGTcaaatttctctgtaacttaggagatgaaacccaggtaacgttctagtaaatcttctctgtactctctcaattttgttgacatctttcctataattcagtgaccagaactgtacacaatactccaaatttggccttaccaatgccttgtacaatttcaacattacatcccaactcctatactcaatgctttgatttataaaggccagcataccaaaagctttcttcaccaccctatccacatgagattccaccttcagggaactatgcaccattattcctagatccctctgttctactgcattcttcaatgccctaccatttaccatgtatgtcctattttgattagtcctaccaaaatgtagcacctcacatttatcagcattaaactccatctgccatctttcagcccactcttctaactggcctaaatctctctgcaagctttgaaatcctacttcattttccacaactccacctatcttagtatcatcggcatacttactaatccaatttaccaccccatcatccggatcattaatatatatgacaaacaacactggacccagtacagatccctgagacacaccactagtcaccgacctccaatctgacaaacagttttccaccaccactctctggcgtctcccatccagccactgctgaatacattttactacttcaatattaatagctaacgattgaaccttcctaactaactttccatgtggaaccttatcaaaggccttactgaagtccatttagacaacatccaccgctttaccctcgtcaactttcctagtaacctcttcaaaaaattcagtaagatttgtcaaacatgactttccaagcacaaatccatgttgactgctcctaatcagaccctgtctatccagataattatatataccatctccaagaatactttccatcaatttacccaccactgacatcaaactcacaggctgataactgctaggtttactctttgaaccccttttaaacaatggaacaatgtgagaaatacaccaatcctctggcaccatccccgtttctaatgacatttgaaatatttctgtcagagcccctgctatttccacactaacttccctcaaggtcctagggaatatcctgtcaggacccagagacttatacacttttatattccttaaaagcgccagtacttcctcttctttaatcatcattgtttccataactaccctacttgtttcccttaccttacacaattcaatatccttctccttagtgaataccaagcCAACTCTTTCCATGATGCCAAACTCGGCCTTCacagttgccagcttttctgggtccagtctatgcACGTGGGCATAGGCTGCCAGGCCAGTTATGGGAATTTGGTGCTCGACcctatgttttgtgactgtagtggagaacgTGGGCATGGTGAGGTTTGTgaattcacccagcagttgaGTAAACTCAAATGCAGTGGTGCATTGACCttgacagagttgttgtggggaacttactggtgGGTCACAGTAATGACCCAAAGtctttgacatccacaagccggcAGTTCTTAAAATCAACTAACAGTTCTTGGGCACACAGAAAATCTGCaccgagcagaggtctagccaatTTAGTCAGgatgaagtcccatgtgtaacatcgaccactgaagcagagtgtcatCAGTCATGTCCCATAAGTCTGGATCTTGCTGCCATTGGCAGCCTCCGGTGAGGTTTTGTCACTCTTTGacttctcatcaataggcaatGCTAGCAGCACACTCACTTAAGCAGCCACGTCACAAGGGAAATGTCACCCTGAAGGGAtgtctgtaatgaacagtagatgaccctggcaATTGGAACCCAACAATGTTCACAGACCCCTGATGTCCcgatgtgctggcactgttgaAACTGCAAGGCAGTCGGTACTTCCTAGCATTTGTAGCAAAGCAAGTGTGGTAAAAACAAACACTTGCCATTGTGTGTTTTGCAGCCATGAGCATCCTTATGTAGGAGACCTTGCTACTGGACTTTTTGAGGTAGAGAAGGGAAGAGGAATAATGCACCGCTGCCTAgttgagtgtagactatcagccattttagcaagctccctatagtccatcatgggtgcattagcgagggctatgtgaacttgatcaggcattggCTGCAtcaagagttctttaaaaataaaacaagagtGGTGATTTCCCCAGAAGAGAAcacatgtggtccattagctctgatgGCTTAGCATCATTGAGACCAGGTAAGAAGAACAACTGTTCAGACTCCAATAgcccaaaagtctgtaaaagttGAGCTTTCAGTGATCAGCATTTATCATGTTCAGATGGGTGTTCAAGCACCTCTCGGAGGCATGGAGTTGCTGAGTGACACTACCATGTAGTAGAATTTGGTGTCGTCGGCAGTGATTTCTTGCAGAGCGAATTGGGCCTCAGCTTGTATAGACCAAGcgatggcattttgctcccaaaactccggcAATTACAAAGCGGCTTCATCGgccaacatgttcaataactctggaattgtcCTGGAGCATTTGGGTCACCAATGtatgtttttgcaaataaaataaagtgaggaattttatgtttaatgaaagcCATTAACacgttttattgaactccaaaacctaaacaccGAAGCACAGAATCTTTTCATAATAACATCATCTCATCAGACCATCcacttaaagtgaaaccccaactcaatgttggtggctgtgaattatgtacatctcTCCCAGTTACGGTACCCTACAatactatcttatgtatttatatctattgtgattttctattattatggcctttatcttattgtgttttttgggcTGCATTGGATGCGGAGTAACAGTTACTTTGTCCTCCTTTAcgtttgtgcactggaaatgacattaaacaatattgaattttgaatgaacttggaccccaaagtccctctgctcatcaatactgttaagggtcttgcccatTTCAACGCATTGAATgttccccaaacagtccttccaggtgaggcaacactccacTATCTGCTGGGATCATCTATTGTGTCTGATGCTCCCCATCTGGCCTTCTCTtcattgggggaccacttcatcaacCATCTCCACTCCATCTCACAAGCGGAACTTCCCAGCTTTAATTCTAAAtttacattttaattctgattcccattctgacgtaagaccataagatttaggagcggAAGTAGGCcgttcagtccatcgagtctgatccaccattcaattatgggctgatccacttcatccagtcatccccactcccctgctttcagcCTGTAcactttgatgccctagctaatcaagaacctatctatctctgccttaaatacacccaatgacttggcctccacagccactcgtggcaacgaattccactgtttcaccaccctctgactaaagtaatttctccgcatgtcagttctaaaaggacgtccttcaatcctgaagttgtgccctcttgtcctagaatcccctaccatgggaaataactttgccatatctaatctgtttagtcctttcaacatgtggaatgtttctatgagatccctcctcatcctcctgagctccagggaatacagcccaagagctgccagatgttcctcatatggtatcctggaatcattctcgtgaatcttctctgaaccctctccaatgtcagtatatcttttctaaaataaggagctcaaaactgcacacagtgctccgtgtggtctcacaagtgccttatagagcctcaacatcacatcccgatTTATatcctatacctctagaaatgaatgccaacattgcattcgccttcttcacaaccgactcaacctgcaggttaacctgtcggtccatggcctcctcttgtgccaagatgaggccactctcattgtggaggagcaccaccttatattccactaggtagcctctaacctgatggaaCAAATATCGATTTTCTCCTTCCCATAAAGTTTCTCTGCACTCCaaacttcctctattccccactctgactttttacttcttctcacctgcctatcacttccccgggtctccccctccttccctttctcctcaagtccactctctcctatcagattccttcttcaccagcctttgacctttcccacccacccacctgacttcacctatcaccttcgagctaCCATCCTTCCCCACCCTTCCTCCCACACACAGTCTTCATATTCTGGCGTTGTCCATTTCTTCCATCCTGCCCCCTTTCTTTGTCGGttttgaagaagagtcttggttTGAACGGCAATTGTTTATTCATGTCTatggatgctacttgacctgctgagttcctccagcattttgtgtgtgtagcttttgatttccagcatctgcagactgccCCGTGTTTATCAGTGCATTGTGTAATGGTTTGATTTGTAGGAACAGAATGTAAGACGAGCTTTACACTGTGCctcgatacatgtgacaataacggAGCAATTTCCAGTAACCATTGCTGAGCACCGCTACCCCTTTTGTTTCAGGCGAGCGCCGCACACGTGTGAAAACCAATGGGTCGGCTGCAGTTCCCACTGCCGTCGGCGGGTGGGAGCAGAGAGCGCCGGACAGGGACAGGGACGGGGACGGGAACAGGGAGCGTGGTCCGGCCAGGGAGCGGGAGCGAGGAGCGAGGGTGCTGCGGAGAGCGGCAGAGGCAGACAGAGCCCAGTGCGTTCCCCTTCTCAGACCGGGTGGCCAGCATGCTGGAGGGCAGCGGGGAGGTGATGAAGGAAGGCGTACTACAGAAGAGGAGTGAGGGTCTGCTCCAGCTCTGGAAGAAGAAGCATTGTGTCCTAACCGAGGAGGGGCTTCTGCTGCTCCGTCCCCGGCAATACCTAGAGGTGTCCCGGCACCAGAGCGGCGTCAGCGGCAGCGGGGCCAAGCAGCTCCGCTTCGGCGACATGAAGACGGTGGACTGCGTGGAGAGGAAGGGCAAGTACGTGTACTTCACAGTGGTGATGGCCGACCGGAGGGAGCTGGACTTTCGGTGCCCGCAGGACGCGGGCTGGAACGCCCTTATCACCCTGGGTATGGTGCAGTACCAGAACCGGCGGGCCATGGAAGCCGTGCAGTCCAGCCGACAGAAGCTGGCTCAACGGGGCATCGGCGTGGGCATCCACAACGCGGCGTGATGCCTCTCACTCCGGCCCTGCAGAGGTGAggcacccctcccctcccctttttctaaaCTGGTCCAAGAGGCAACTCTTCCCCAATCCCATTGTTCTGGCATCTCTGCTCGGTTTAGAACATCAGCCGTCCTCGGTTTAAATTACTGAGGGAGAGTGTACTGAAATGAAATTCCCAGGAACTTTAGCTACGGATTATTTTATTAAACTTATAACAGCAGTACGTGTTGTAACTTTTCACTGATTCTAATGTTAATATATATACATTATCTTTTACATATACAGTATCTCTAATGTGTATATAATATATGCACTTACATAATATATAATAGATATTATGTATATATCAATATTAAATAATAgatactcaatggccactttattagataccttctGCCTCAATGAGGCCACTGAGTAGACGCTCCtgggcttctgctgctgtagcccatccgcttcaaggttggacatgttgtgagttcagagatgctcttccacgcaccactgttgcaatgtttTATTATTagagttaccgtcaccttcctgtcagcttgaaccagtctggtcatctTCCTccgacctctcccattaacaggGTGCGTTCACCCCTCACAACTGCTGCACACAGGATTTATttttaccattctctgtaaactcaaaaGGACTAGTGCATGAAAATTTcaggacatcagcagtttctgagatactctggCAGCAGCAAGCTTTGACCATGAAAAGACACttgaatcacatttcttccccattctgatgctctgtctgaacaataattgaacctcttgaccatgtctgcatgcttttatgcattaagttgctagTGCAGAAtggactgattagatatttgtattaatgagcaagtgtacagaagtacctaataaaatggccattgatAGATATACAGTGTGTCACTGAAAAGTTATAACACATTGTCAGGTATAAAGTGGGACTGATTCAGTCTATTTCTCTTCAGGTTTGGGTAGTTTTAGACAGTTCTTGTGAGGAGTGAATTTGGAGACACTTTTACTGAGTGAGGTGCACGCACATTTAAAAGAGTTGTAAAATTCAAGATCGGGGTTTATGGGCATTTAAATAATTGCTTAAACACACGaggttccgcagatgctggaaatccagatgaacacatacaatgctgaaggaactcagcaggtagggcagCATTCATGGAGAGGGATGaagagctgacattttgggctgaaacctttcatcaggacctccTTTCGTCAGGGAGAAGCTACTGCAGTGTAAGAACCAGGACTGTTAGGCTGGATAACAGCTTTATCCCCTTGGTTGTGAGACTTCGAAACACCTTGCtaccacccagtacacattaCTTATGACAGGACAAGAAGCAGTATACTGTTGTGTATCTCATGTATGCACTTTATATTAACTTAGTACATCTACAGGATACTTTTTATGTTAATATCATTTTATGAGCTGTATGTGAGGTATGTcactgttttgcactttggttcctgaggaacattgtttcgtttagcTGTGCACATATGTACAGTcatatgacaataaatctgaCCTTAAAAAGAAGGGAAAGAAGTTAGAATCATTGCTTATACATGATTCTGGGTTAGTCTGAATTAAATGCACATTATAAAAGTGAAACATCCTGAGTTCATTCATTACAAacaataatttatttttaatgtgtAACATACTCTGAGTTCAGTCTTCATTTTTTGTTTCCTTGTGTCTGTATTTTAAAGTATCTTCCTCTTGACCAAGTGCTCCACTATATTGGTGGTTATCTGATGTATTTCTTGTGAGGTGTCTTGTATCTGTACTTAACAAAAGTGTGCAGATGTTTAATGTCCATTATACTtgtgtcagacagtgcattcaGAGGTATTGAGCATCACAGCAttgaaacagaccattcagcctgtCTGGTCCATGCTGTtctgttattctgcctggtcaTATCGGCCTGGACAAAAGCCCTCTGTACCattcccattcatgtacttatccaaatttgtcTTCCAATTTTGCAATCCAACTCTCATGCACTACTTCTGTTTGCACTACCCTCtgatgaagaagttccccttcagatttcccttaaatatttcaccattaacccataaccactagttctagtctcgccatatacctctcataattttgtatatccctatcaaatctcccctctttctcctacGCTTTAGGGAAAAatgtcctagcctattcaacccccctataactcaggtcctcaaatccaggcaacatcctcataaatttattcttgtttttttttttaagaaagagGACATGTATGATCTCCAGTTGGCTGTCTGAGATCATTAGTTCCCTGAGACCAGTGTGGAGGTTTACCATACAGGCTGGAGCTCCTCTGAAATACTGTGTccagctctgcatcctctctTAGCCAGGAGTCGGAAGAGGGAGAGTTGACAGAGATAATTGACTTCAGTTAATAGACCAGAGAGCCTGCGGTGTTGCGTAGaatatagaaaattacagcacagtacaggccatttggctcatgactttgtaccaaccttttaacctgtgCAAAGATCAATCCAATCCTTCCCTTGCCCACACCTCTCCTTTTTtttgtccatgtgcctatctaaaataTCCTTAAattcccctaatgtatctgcctctaccatcatcccatTGGCGGGACATTCCGTGCACCCTCCACTCTGAGTAAActatttacctctgacatccctccatactttcctccgttcaccttaaaattatgtccactcgtattagccatttcttccCTGCAATGAAGTTTCTGATTGTCCACCCTATcaatcatcttgtgcacctctatcaagttatctttcatcctccttcactccaaagaaaaaagccccaACTCACTTAGACTATCATCGTAAGACATGCCCTCcagcccaggcaacattctggtaaatctgagaatcagaatcaggtttattatcactgaaatgtcatgaaatttgttttggggcagcagtacagtgcaatacatacaaaacgctataaattataataataaatagtgtgtgtgtatatatgtattaaataagtagtgcacatGCTTATTTAAGTAGTAAAAATGGTTAAGAAATAGTAAATCATAGTAGCAATATCTCTTCTGTACGctctgtaaagcttccacatccttcctataatgaggcaactagaGTTGAACATAACATtctagtgtggtctaaccagagttttgtagggCTGGaatattacctcacagctcttgaactcaatcatcTGCTTTGTTGTTACAGCGGAGAATGTTATGGAGAGATTAAACATTCCAGATTCGACACGTTTCTGCAGTTAACAGTTATAAATTATTTCCATTGGCAAGTGAGCCTGTAACCAAATTTAAGATGATTATTAATGGAAGTAGGGATGGGGaactacactcagtagccatCTTAATATGTACAGGAGGTGGTCTTAaaagtggtcttctgctgctatagcccatccacttcgagtTTCGACATGTtacggtcagaccccacttggagtactgcactcagttctggtcacctcactacaagaaggatgtggaaactatagaaagggtgcagaggaaatttacaaggatgttgcctggattggggagcatgccctataagaataggttgtgaactcaaccttttctccttggaatggcagaggatgagaggtgacctgatagaggtgtataagttgatgagaggcattgatcatgtggatagtcagaggctttttcccaaggctcaaatggctagcatgagagggcacagttttaaggtgcttggaagttggcacaggggagatgtcaggggtaagttttttacgcagagagtgatgaatgcatggaatgggctgccggcaatggtggtagagacggatatgatagggtcttttaagagactcctggataggtacatggagcttagaaaaatagaaggttgtgtgtaaccctgggtaatttctaaagtaattacatgtttggtacagcattgtgggctgaagggcctgtattgtgttttctatgttgtaacatgtggttatttgaattactgtcaccttcctgtcagcttgagcaaatctagccattctcctctgacctctcattaacaaggcatttttgcccacagaactgctgctcactg from the Mobula birostris isolate sMobBir1 chromosome 9, sMobBir1.hap1, whole genome shotgun sequence genome contains:
- the phlda1 gene encoding pleckstrin homology-like domain family A member 1, which translates into the protein MLEGSGEVMKEGVLQKRSEGLLQLWKKKHCVLTEEGLLLLRPRQYLEVSRHQSGVSGSGAKQLRFGDMKTVDCVERKGKYVYFTVVMADRRELDFRCPQDAGWNALITLGMVQYQNRRAMEAVQSSRQKLAQRGIGVGIHNAA